The Impatiens glandulifera chromosome 3, dImpGla2.1, whole genome shotgun sequence genome contains a region encoding:
- the LOC124929884 gene encoding TIR-only protein-like, protein MQVRTSLAALASNSSVQILRNLVVAKPSDRACDIFINHRGADTKGNISGLLYERLSKMISLHTFLDKKSMDPGDKMLSEIDAAIRNCKVAVAVFSPNYCKSYYCLHELALIMESKKRLVPIFWNIQPSGLMVKNIKKYDPNELHRFRWALEEARSTVGLTFDSTKGDWSELLSKATEAVLRNLHEVEEEKKRGKEEEAITSSPFGSV, encoded by the exons ATGCAAGTACGCACATCACTAGCCGCTCTCGCCAGCAACTCCTCCGTCCAGATTCTTCGCAATCTTGTCGTCGCAAAGCCTTCAGATCGGGCGTGCGACATTTTCATCAACCACCGTGGGGCGGATACAAAAG ggAACATTTCGGGTTTGTTGTATGAGCGTCTTTCGAAGATGATAAGTCTCCACACATTTTTGGACAAAAAAAGCATGGATCCCGGGGATAAGATGTTGTCGGAGATAGACGCGGCGATAAGAAACTGTAAAGTTGCGGTGGCGGTGTTTTCTCCAAACTATTGCAAATCGTATTATTGTCTCCACGAATTGGCTCTTATAATGGAGAGTAAAAAGAGGTTGGTCCCAATATTTTGGAACATTCAACCTTCTGGACTTATGGTAAAGAACATCAAAAAGTATGATCCAAATGAGCTTCACAGATTTAGATGGGCTCTTGAAGAAGCTCGATCAACTGTTGGTTTAACATTTGATTCAACTAAAGg AGATTGGTCAGAGTTATTATCAAAGGCAACAGAAGCAGTGCTGAGAAACCTacatgaagttgaagaagaaaaaaaaagaggtaAGGAGGAAGAAGCTATAACTAGTTCACCATTTGGAagtgtttaa